In Lactuca sativa cultivar Salinas chromosome 5, Lsat_Salinas_v11, whole genome shotgun sequence, the DNA window TTGGACAACAAACAATGGGGGTTTTCACTACCCAGTTCAAAATCAGAAAAATCGTCCCTTTATTGACTTTATTATAGTTATCCAAGAACTCCACTATTGATCCTTCCCTCCTTCAATCGTTGAGTGATTCATCTCACGTTCTTCTATCATCTATAGCGAACAAATGACGATGAAATGTAAGCTCTTTTTCGTAATTGATTATTGTATTGCTATTTGCCATTTGCCATTCACTATTTGCTAATGTGGGTGTGTGGATAAATTTGTCTAATTATAGTGTTGTACATGCCTTTGATGTTCGTAGTGAGAATGAGCGTCTTGCAAAAGAAACGTGATGAGTTTGTCAAAATTTTGCAGGTATTATAAAATCCACAATTAACTACTTTATGgacatttttccttttttttttttggtttataatttcataaccaattttaaatatttttgtttgtaTTTTTCTCTTAACAGCAAGCCCAGAGTGAGGCTGCTGCATTTAGAAATGATGGTGTTTATTTGGAAAAATACATCCAAAATCCAAGGCACATTGAGTTCCAGGtaagtgtttttgtgttcttTGTAATAGTGAAACTGAAAAGACCAATTTTCCCCTTCCAACTTGTTGAGTTTCTAACCGCAACGACATGTTTATTTCAAGTTCTTGCAGATAAATAAGGAAATTTTGTTCACTTTGGAGAGCGTGACTGCAATATTCAGGTGTGTGTGCTTGCTTACTTCttctatatatttatatgtatgtatTGTAAAAAATGAGATTTTGCCCTTGCAGAGGAGGAACCAGAAGTTGCTTGAAGAAGCACCCCCACCTGCATTCACCCCAGAGCTAAGGAAAGCCATGGGTGATGCAGCAGCAACATCAATTGGGTACATTGGTGTTGGTATTGTGGACTTTCTTTTTGATGAAAGGGGTCAATTTTACTTCATGGAAATTAACACCAGAATCCAGGTTAGTTAAAAAAAACTAGCaaattataaaatccattttatTATAGATAAATGTTGTGacactttatttttttaatattaaaaatagGTCATGCGATTAAGGTGGGGACACCCGAGGAAAATGTTAATCATTTTTTTGAGGTTGCTAAAGGGCTTATCTATTAAAAACAGAGGGTTTTGTATTTAGATATTTAGACGACTGAAATTCCATTGTGTATTTTTTTCATTGTTTCCTTCCATTTCAGACTACTTTTCTGTTTAGTCCATTTCActgtttttttgtttgtttgtctgtcttgctttaaaataaaaagggACAAACTTAGCTTACTTTACTAATTTTTTTGCTAACccaaagaaaatttaaaaatgaCTCAAATAGTCACTTTACTGGGTTGCCATTTCAGCTTATAGGTTGTGAATTCATCACGGGCTTGGCCCATATGACGCCAATTGTATTTATGGAAATTGCTTGAGGAAATTGCTTTTGTGTTTCCTCTTTTTGAGTAAAATTCTACGAATATTTATATTTAAGTACATAATTTTATGCGTAAGATATTTGTATAATCTTTTTTTGAGTATAGGAAATCGTATATGAGGTTGCCCATATGTGATTTCTTTGATTCAAATGAGATTATACGATGTTTAATGCCTAACATTATGTATTAGACATTTAAATAAACTTTTAATCTGTGATTTCTCTAACATAAAATAAGGATGTAAAAGATGGATTAACGCAAGTTATCTAAATAAAATTTCCTTTGAAGATTAGACGTCataattttttactttttttttttttactttgaatGTGTTGaggattttttttttccaacctAAAATACATTAGGCACTTGGGTTCCACCAACTCTTAGCATATTATAGTAACTCACTgtccaaacaaaaaaaatataattttttagtAATTTAGTTACTTCTTTATTTGCTTTCTGTTAGTGCCTCATGCAAGGACGTTTCTTTCTAAAACCAGGttctgataaaaaaaaaaaaaaactctactTCAAGTGAAAGGTTATGCGAAGGAAATTGCATAGTCCTATGGTTCATACTCTATTTCAAGTTTTGTAAGGCATTTTACACTattgactttaatttttttttgaattctaATTACAATAAATAGCAAAGCACCTTCGTGTAATTGTATATTTTAGCATCTAActttcattttcaaaattttccgctATTTGTAAGAACTAGCATCAtagttttgatgttttttttaattataatattgtaCCTTGAGTGGTTGAGTGTTGGTTCagtgtttatgaaaaaaaaaacttttgtggTGTTTGTGTGATTGGTAAAACGTTTGAGGTATGCTCTGCTATAACATGTAGAAAATAATGTATATTCCCAAATTGTTAGCGAGGGAAAAGTATGTTACTATTCTATGCATTTTTTGTCTTTTGATATTCGATGCATTTCATCCTATTTTGATCTCATACTTTCGGCTAATTGCAAAATATATCAAGGTactttctgttaattgttaatgttagcatcttactttcattttttGTTCTGTTTGGTCAACTGCAATAAATAACTGCATGCCCTTTATTTGATCACGTTAACTGCCAATTGTATGATCTTGGCCGGATTGCTTATGTCTGAAAACATTGATCTGATTTTTTTTCTTGCCATTCAAAATTTACTTGTCTGTAATAAATAGATGAGCTACAAAGTCGATTGAAACGAGTCTTCCACAAATATATTGTTGAAGCAACTTTCTATATTTCTTTAAtgcataattgcatgtataactaaaatCGAAATTAGTTTGTGATTTTTTATGTTCTGTGTTGTATTACAGTTATCATTTTTACTCATCCTAATATAAGTAAAATGCAACTATTAAATTCATTCATCTTGATAGAAAAAATGaaactaaaataaattattttatctAGGAACATATAAATTCATTTTAGTGGGTTTTACATTATTAAATAATTAACTTATTAAGTATACAATTAAgctaaaattatatttataatgttaattatttatttttagtggGTTTGACTAAATCCCTATGAATGTATTCGGATATCCAAACCTTCAGATACCTTCAATCAAACTTTATTGAAATGTAGACTATCCCTATGAAAGGAGTTTGGCAAAATAATTGGTTCATGTTCTGAAATGGTTTGAAATCCAAAACcgattcaaaaatgaaattcgGTTTAAAACATAATCGTCTCTAGAAACTAATTTCCGAAAGAAATTATTCTCACCCGTCGcttagcgcgggtaaacggctactatatatatatatatatatatatatatatatatatatatatatatatatatatatatatatatatatatatatatatggctaggttattttgtttcttacatttattatgtgctagaatgcaccaataggaattttgtaaattaaataattatttgattaaataaatataaagattaaatgatttccataattatatttatattaaataatatccataattataattttttttctttatggaaactaattaaattagttattaatgtcagcaataacattctttcagaatgaattcgcacctacgtttttatatatgagttctaATTTTGTTTCAGAACTCATTCAcctaaaatacaataaaattgcatggaatatgaaaaaCGAAAGTGTATTTTACTAGAATACAATCTCATTTTTTTACATATgaattcattctaaaagaatattattgttgacattaatcacgaatttaattggtttccataaaaatgagaaatatttgaacctacctctctctctctctctctctctctctctctctatatatatatatatatatatatatatatatatatatatatatatatatatatatatatattattttatgccGTAATTAGTAGATTCgacttcttttttctttttttttttttttttaatttttgatgtttcaaaattttaagtttttttacATCTCATTTTCTAAACATTTTTTACTTATTCGATTCTAGCctcttttttttaaaaagaagttAGAAAATCGTTTAGAGCTTTCTTAATTTGTATAACTTTTTACTTACCTTTTTCTTGTTTTtctatttatattattttacaaGGAAACATTTAgcaaaaaacattcataatatgtAAAAATATGTTAGATGATCCGTTTTTTTAAATGCCAGTCCCAGATAAACAAAAAACGTAGAAAAGTTATGATTAAATAATGTAAACGGATAAAACATCAAAAAGTTCAAAAAATAAATGaacaaaaagtaaaagttttgattaaataatttaaacaattTAGCTTACCCAATTATATTTTTCAATCGTTTTACTTTATACTTTTCATGTTTAACATACTTTCATTACACTTATTTTTTACGAAATAACATTCGTAAGATGTAAAAATAAATTACGCGTTTGGATGATTTATTGTTTTTAAAGTTGATTTCAGATTAAAATTATTCGTTTAAAGAGTAATCATATAAGCCATGAACGAACACAAACTTATAAACAAACAAAACGTCAAAAGTAAAATCAACGTTaagtaaaataacaaaaaaaaataattaaaagatttttataacAAAATAGAATAGTATATCCAATCAAAAAAGTAAAATAGTTAAAAAGATTTCTTAATGGGAAAATTaaagacaaaataaaataattttaataaGGCAGAATTTTGTATACGCCCTTCCTAAACagctaaatatcatatttgcccggACTAAATTCTAAATATCGTATTTGCCATTCCTAATgttttttaatatcatatatacccaaatccattttttttatatttttaattgatTTATAATTGTTTTTCATAATATTAAATcgttataaataaaatacattatgAATGGACAATAATACCCTTCCTCTTAATCTCCAATACAACAAACGATTCACAGCTTTATGGATCGATTCTGCCAAAATTCGTTTTCCCCATGCCTTCTAAAAGCCACTGGAATCAGCGATTGAACAAataaaacatcaacaagataatcAAAATTGAAGAACAGGAGTGGATTCGGCTTTAATTACCTGCTGCGTCTGTGTATGCGATAACAATGGAACCAATTGGAATCAGCGATTGATTATATGTGGCGATTGGATGCAAGGATCGGAAGCCTCACAGAAGGGAAGGCTCGATCGTGGCTTTTAGAAGGCATGGGGAAAACGAATTTTGGCAGAATCGATCCATAAAGTTGTGAATCGTTTGTTGTATTGGAGATTAGGAGGAAGGGTATTATTGTTCATTcataatgtattttatttataatgatttaatattatgaaaaacaattataaatcaattaaaaatataaaaaaaatggatttgggtatatatgatattaaaaaacATTAGGAATGACAAATACGATATTTAGAATTTAGTccgggcaaatatgatatttagctGTTTAGGAAGGGCGTATACGAAATTCTGCCTTTTAATAATATACCCGTTATTTTTTGATAGACGTGTGTCGTGTAAATTCCACATCATGCCATGAGCTTTTACACTTTTGTTGTGGCATGCGGTGCAGGGGTGATGTGGGACtatctattaaaaaaaaaaaactcgtgTCGTCACTTATCAGTTTTACACATTTGCTCTTCTTCTCCAAACGCTGTAGATACCGTTCGATTGAGCACATCGTCCTAATCCTTTGATTCATCGATCGATTGTTGAACATTCTTCCACGAAAATCGACGATTCCTCAACTTCTTCAAATATTCAAGTAAAATTTTTCTTTTCATGAGATCTGATATCGATTTTGAGTTTTGTTTGATGTCAATTTCAGGTTTTGTTAACAAAGGAACAAAGCACCTTTATCTGCTATGAGTTTATGACTTTTTTAGGCTTGATTTTCATTTATTGCGCCTTTGATTTAGGATCTGATAGGGTTTTGTTCCATGTATGCTATGATTTCCGATTTTAGGTTTTCTATTTGATGATTTTGAAGTTATGTTGGAATTATACCTCCTTGATTGTTGCTCACTATTGATTCATACATGTGTTAGGGATTCAACTTCCAAGAATTTGCAAATGGAAGCCACCGGAGAAGCTAATATCGGTAGCTTGTTGGATAAAATCAACCCACCGCTACTCGAAGATGTAGGCCTTGAGGACTGTGCACTTCATCCAGACTCCATACAAGAAGCCTTCCTGAAGGCGGCCACCGCTTTCCGCTCACATATTTTCCACGATTCCGATGATGAATCAGAAGGAGACTGCATCAATATTGGGAGTGGCACTATTGAGACACAAATAGTGATGGCTAATCTTGTTGTTGGAAACCTAGAGGCTCATTTTTCCAATAACCCATTGTTGACCCCAGTCGTTTGAATATACACTCTCATCAATTCATTTGTGCTTTGTTGTCaatatacttattttagcaacttTAAACTCCTCATCAATACCACTTCTATTTCATGGATCCGGTATAGAAGATTAATAAATATACAACGCAGAATGTAGCATTGTGTACATTGTGTTGGTGTTCAAAAAATAAATCTTTGCTTCTAATTTCAATCGAAGTTGGTCAAAATGAGAGATTGATTTTGTTTAAAGTAAAATAGATAAGAGATATTACCGCTACTACAAGAATAAAAGTAAAACAGTCGCTAATCATATACAAACTTCAGTCAAAACTGGGATTCTTTTTTCgtcgtcttcttcatcttcattcgATTTTTTGTTAGTTTCAGATTTCTTATCATCGGTATCTTGGATCTTCAATCCTTGCAGTCCATCAACACATGACTTCTCCGCCTCATCTGGCACCTCCGGTTCCACCACCTTATCTGGCATACCCTCTCTTTCGCCTATAACCACCTCGTCTCCTATCACCTCCGACAATTCACCGCCTTTCTTTGGAGCACAAGCCCCCGGAGGATCGGTCTCGGTTGTGATTCCGACGAGTCTGTCACCTCCAGATTCGTTTCTAGGCCATTGATCATTGATGCAGTCTCCTTCTGATTCATCATCGGAATCGTGGAAAATATGTGAGCGGACAGCGGTGGCCGCCTTCAGGAATGCTTCTTGTATGGAGTCTGGATGAAGTGCACAGTCCTCAAGGCCTGCATCTTCGAGTAGCGGTGGGTTGATTTTATCCAACAAGCCACCGATATTAGCTTCTCCGGTGGCTTCCATTTGCAAATTCTTGTAAGTTGAATCCCTAACACATGTATGAATCCATAGTGAGCAACAATCAAGGAGGTATAATTCCAACATAGCTTCAAAATCATCAAATAGAAAACCTAAAATCGGAAATCGGAAATCGGAAATCACAGCATACATGGAACAAAACCCTATCGGATCCTAAATCAAAGGCGCAATAAATGAAAATCAAGCCTAAAAAAGTCATAAACTCATAGCAGATAAAGGTGTTTTGTTCCTTTGTTAACAAAACCTGAAATCGACATCAAACAAAACTCAAAATCGATATCAGatctcaagaaaagaaaaatttTACTTGAATATTTGAAGAAGTTGAGGAATCGTCGATTTTCGTAGAAGAATGTTCAACAATCGATCGATGAATCAAAGGATTAAGACGATGTGCTCAATCGAACGGTGTCTACAGCGTTTGGAAAAGAAGAGCAAATGTGTAAAACAGATGAGTGACGACacgagttttttttatttattttttatttttataatagatAGTCCCACATGACCCCTGCACCGCATGCCACAACAAGAGTGTAAATACTCATGGCATGACGTGGAATTTACAACACACGTCTATAAAAAAATAACGGGTATATTATTAAAATTCTTTtattttgtctttaatttttccATTAAGAAATCTTTTTAACTATTTTACTTTTTTGATTGGATATACTATtctattttgttttaaaaatcttttagtTATTTCTTTTTTGTTGTTTTACTTAAAGTTTATTTTACTTTTGACGTTTTGTTTGTTTATAAGTTTGTGTTCGTTCATGGCTTATATGATTACTTTTTAAACGAATAATTTTAAGCTGAAATCAACTTAAAAAACAATAGATCATCAAAACACGTAATTTATTTTTACATGTTACGAATGTTATTTCGTAaaaaataagtataatgaaagtaTGTTAAACATGAAAAGTATAGAGTAAAACGATTGGTCCGATTCTGTCTACATCCCTAACCTTTTCCTATTGCAAGAATAATCGACCACAAAACCTACTAAATCTGTAAAATTAAACGGCTGAAGAAGCATTTACTAAATCAAAAAGCAAATCAAACACAACTAACAAAACAGTAAACATACTTGGATTGAATCTAGGAAACTAATTGTAACAAAGAGTTATAAACGATACCCGATCTGATAAATTATAGATGGAGATCGAACCTAGGGAAGACGGAGATCAAGTAAGGCTGCGGCGTGAGAGAAAAAACCTTTGAATTCTCCAAATACTTTGGTAAAGCCGAGCTGTGGACTGGTAAAAAGATGGGGGCGAGAGGGAGGGGTTTATGTTGAATTTTTCACAATTAATAGAAGGCTCTTTTCAGAACTAGATTCGTCCAGAAATCAGCTTCTAGAAATATCTTCtacattttgacctaatttgGGCTAGGGGccaattttaattgggtttcgtTTTTATGATCTAAGATAGCTCAGTGCCTGGCCTCGCTCAATGACTCATCGGCCCATTGAAATTATTAATATTCATGAATCTTCTATCTTGGAGatacatttttttttttcgaaagagCTATCTTAGTTTCGTCTAAAAAtggtttgtgtttttttttatcaagTCTTCAGTTGGTTTTTGCAGTCGGTTTAGCGGTTTTTGTATGCATTTTTCAATTTAGTTGCATGATTTTTCATATTAGGTttgatattgtttttttttttttttttctttttgggttTTAAGTTTTGGGTTGGTCTTTGATCGGTCCTGTGCGGTCTCGAAATGGTCCAATTTTTTTTGGACAGATCTCGAAACAATTTGGTTTTTTTCATACCGTCTCGAAATGGTCCAATTTTTTTTTGACCGAGGATCCCTAACGAGCAATCgcaaatttctttttctattttaatattaGGCGAATACCCGCGCGTTGCGCATAAAcgcctatatagttgaagttttacaaataaatgttttcttaaatataacaataacgttgttgttagatttgatataactgcataatctcaatcgtttgaatgacttctacccgcgagttacacatgaataaaattaaatataatatgattaCCTATATATCATATTCTAGGCGAATGCTCACGCGTTGCGCACAAACACTTATATAGTTTAAGtcttttacaaatatatgtttttttaaatatatcaatagcattgttaaatttgatataataattcatatatactaaattgatataatataatgattattttgaattaaacaAAATTGCaataatggtccctatggtatgtcaaaactagcaagtTTGATCCAAAATGGGTTTGGCTCGCaaggatggtccaatagtttcgttttgttgcgagtttagtccaaaaattttaaatttttttataatgacggatttgcccttagtattttccctttttttattttcttattacaGAAATcaaaaagcaaaaagaaaaaaaaaaaagaaaatctctctctccctctctccagTTTAGAGAAcgccaccaccatcactcccTCCCTCAACCTTCACTCCCAATAGGAAACCTAAACACCATCGTTGAAAAAAGATAAACGAAACCAGATCGAAGCTTTTGAagtgaaaccctagccctaaaagTTTCAGGTAGCGGCGTGTAGATCGAAATTAAGGTTTCTAGCAACGGCGGCCTCTGAAAACCCTAAGATTTCAGGAAACGAGAATGGCGGTAACCTGTGAAAACCATAGGGTATCCTTCTTTCCTTCTTCAAACTCGATTGAAGCTCACCTGAGGGTCATTTGACGGAGCCAGGAGGTTCAAGACACGGTGTGGACGGTTACAAATGGTGGTGAAGAGGGGTGGCAGTCGGTGCTTCTAGTGGCCTTTCTTCTATTGCAATGGCCTCATTATCGTTTGTAATGGCGTCAAGAGGTAGTAACAAACCAATGCAACGACATGAGTTTCCGGTGGTTTGGTCGTCATCGTTGTGTTTTGGTCTGTAAAAACGAAGCTTGTCGATTCTCAGGAGACGACGGATCCGAAACCCCCATTTTCAAATCCTCGTTTCATAGTTGGAGCAACAATTAGGGTTCTCCCCTCTCACACTTAGAAGCTCGTCTGAAAACCATCTGATCTTGTTGAGATACAGATTAATGGGGGCGACAATGGAGATTACAGTTAGGGTTTCTTTTTTCTACATATCATTAAGAGGAGGAAGACAATGAAGATGTGGGGGCGGcaatgaagagagagagagagagagagagaaaaaaaaagagaaaaaaagagagagagagagagagagagagtgagagagagagagatagagagagagagatatatttttttttctttttcttttttgatttctgtaacaaaaaaattaaaaaaggaaAATACTAAGGGCAAATCTGTcattataaaaagttttaaaatttttggactaaactcgcaacaaaacgaaattattggaccatccttgcaagccaaacccattttggaccaaaCTTGCTAATTTTGACTTACCACGGGgatcattcttgcaattttgtctttgaattatatgataatatataaatctgtTATAACTGCATAATCATAATCGCTTGAATGACTTCTATCCACGAGAcgcatcaataaaattaaatataatatatggtttgatgttatttatagttgttattgttaattaattttttaaaatttatttgcttaatgttttaatttctatcattataattatttaaaacatcaaatattgttttttgatttt includes these proteins:
- the LOC111910270 gene encoding uncharacterized protein LOC111910270, producing MEATGEANIGGLLDKINPPLLEDAGLEDCALHPDSIQEAFLKAATAVRSHIFHDSDDESEGDCINDQWPRNESGGDRLVGITTETDPPGACAPKKGGELSEVIGDEVVIGEREGMPDKVVEPEVPDEAEKSCVDGLQGLKIQDTDDKKSETNKKSNEDEEDDEKRIPVLTEVCI